A stretch of DNA from Diospyros lotus cultivar Yz01 chromosome 14, ASM1463336v1, whole genome shotgun sequence:
acgcgagacgtcaagaagcgagtaaatgtaccatgttatgttatgagtagtttaagaattatgtacgttgtatttattgtcagacgcttatgaatcaactttgtaatgaatgtcatgtcgagttattatatgagcaggttcgattcagcttccgctttatatttattttctagtgtagatatctcgcactagataaggtcttagaaaatttcgggataatgtaaagataaaaaaaaaaaaaagaagaccaaattttctaaggcataacacgccctgaagaagtgggTTGTTACAGACTGCGCCTGTGCAGCCACATAACCCTTCCCAGCCTCAAGCCCGGGAGCCCGTGCGACCCCCGAGTAACGTCACTTAAGAGAGCCCTACACCCCTAAGTGACGTCACCTAGGTGCAGCCTGTGGGCGCCCGCAGGTGATCCCCACATAGGGGTGCCCCAAGCAGTCATGCACGCACTTCCCCTCACTTGTGCATGCTCACACTCCCACTCCCAAGTGACCCCCACTCGAGGGTGCCATGGGCATGCCCGGATGCTCACTCCTACACCCGTGATTTGCACGCCATCACTCCCATGAGACTTAGTCAAAATCACCTCTGAGTTACTCACCGAAGAAATCGGGTCACCCGACACCTAGAAGCCTCTTCTgtcgctataaataggggtcccCCCATGGGGTATGTTCTCTCTCACACTCCCATTTCCATTAGTATCAACCGGTAGGAGACTTTGAGGTTAAAATCAATTTCTCTAATGACTAACTAATCTATCCATCTActcttatctatttattttttatactgattaaatatatttcatattacaaaaaatccattttgtTATGATATGCAAACCCCTACTTTATTGTGGGAAGTTCTATCTAACTTTCCCTTCATATAGTTTTTGCTTCAAAGGAACATATTACATTAAAAAGATATAATTGCATAATTAAGTTAATCGTTAAAATGGACCACATCATCAAAATTgcaaaatcaatttgaaaatttttcgatattataattaattgaagatttaaaaaaactaattcCATATGTCtgttaaaaaattatggaatcaGATTAATTATTagcatgaaaattttgaaatttaaaattttcaaataatataattaatttaaaattaaaatacttaaatCCAATATGTCTTTAAGTAAATTATCATTAAAGAATTATGAAATCAGATTAATTAACGCTGCCTGTATCAGttaatctataaaaaataaaatctaaaatatttaaatattataattaatttaaaagttgaaaaaatttaatcacatgtctttaaaatttttcaaaaaaaaattccgaatcaaattaattattagccTTACGTCAGCAGTTAATAATTAGGGATATGTCTCaggaaaaaaagtaaaataaaaaaattgcgTATCTGGCAAAGCACGTTCCGCGTGGATAAAGCAGCCCACCTTGTAGCAATAATTGAATACAGATTAGAAATCTCAACCCCTATTGATGAAATTAATGATCGCTGCAATTAGCCGGTCGGCACTAGCAGCCGCCTCCGGCTCAACGTCGACGGCGATCTTATTCAAGTAGTAACAGTGGCTCATTCCTTCTTCGAGCAAAACCTCCACTTCCTTCCCTGCCTTCTTCATCGCCTCGCAGTACTCCAGTTCGGTGTCCCGGAGCAAGTCTTTTTCCGCCACCACAACCAGCATCGGGGGAAGCTTCAGGAGGCTGAGCGGTGGCGCCGACGGGCCCATTGGACACGTTACTGGGTGGTCTTTGGTGCAACCCTCAGGCAGCCCTAAATCCATCAACTTGGTTACCATATCACGCGTCAGCATGGGCGACTCCGGCAGCTCCAACAATGATCGGCTCGGCTCCTCTCGAATAAAGCCCGGGTGCAGCGGTATCCCTCCAACGAGTTTCAACGCGCCGGCATCGATCTCTCCCGCTCGCGAAGCCGTTTCGTGTACCAGATTCCCACCTGTGCTATCACCCACCAAAAAAACACGGCCGAAATCAGCATAAGTCTCCAGCCACGGCTCAGATAACTCACCTCTAGCCACGGCGTCGAGCCAAAGGAAAGCCGAGTAAGCGTCGTCACATGCGGCCGGCACGCGGTGCTCCGGGGCTAGCCGGAGGTCTACGGAGACGCAAACAGCTCGAGCTGAGAGGACCAGCCGCGCGTAGAAATTGTAGTAGAGGTACCACTGTGGTCGGCTGAAACAGAAGCCACCTCCGTGAAAGTGGAGGAGAAGGGGTAGCTTATCCTTACCGGCGATATTTTCTTCGTTCTGGGGGATATATATCCTTACCATACGGCCGCTCGTTGAATCGATTACTACGTCTCGAGTGGCGACACCATCGATGAATTCTTCATGTGGGGGCACAGATTTGGTCATGAACTCCATCTCCGGCGGTCCAGTCCAGGTCCGGTCGACGGTGCCGTCGTCAAACACCCTTAAGCATCCGGAAACCTCCGTAACAATTCTTTTGCCGAGACTCATGATGGTAACCCTTTGTAGTTGCTTGTGGAGCTTTACAGGCCTCCTGAGTTGAGATATAGATGATCTCCGTCAGTGTGGAGGGGAAGCTGGATTTGGACAGCCCCAGAAAGCGAGCAGGTAGGCCACTAAGGGCATAGGCCCTAAAGAGAGGGGccgtaaaattaataattaactaaaatttattttttatattttgagatgtaaaattattaattttattttaagataattttttaaatttatgttttatttattttattattttatttgaacgAGTAGATTCTCTAACTCTTCAAATTTAtagattattattcttattattattatttttagattacgTGCTATCACTCTCGCCCTCGCTGAACTTACTCCAGGGTCATCATGAGAAAGGTAAATCAGGAATGTGTCTGGGTgatcaggatttttttttttttttaaactgcATCCATTAGCACTTACCAATGACCACTCCCAAAATGATGCAAATTTTTGCTTCCCCCAGGAATCGACTCTACACTAGCAACTGCTAGTCCTAATTATGGCAAATATATTCCAAGAGGAGGGTGAATTAGGATTcgtataaatttttcaataattaaaataatggtTGATAGCAGaatactatgtttcgaaatattgggtatatgttttgaaataaacctttctgttaagtatgttttgaaacttacTATATATGCttcgaaatatacctcactATTTtgcttgtttcgaaatatacttttctactttgcttgattcgaaatcttttgacttgtatttcaaaataatgatatttgataaagatgatttatataagCAAGAGTATACCAAATGTGTTTGAGatcaaatatatgtttatgtttaaaCTTAAGGAAACTTTGTTTTAGtctttgaaaacaatttttttgaaagcatgagcaataggcaataatgataagcaaaaacgaaagaacaattgcacacaaaatatataatagttCGGCACtccgcctagtccactaccttcaaacttacccacttgaaagatttttcaattccaatcacttttactagtgatcaaccacaacatgggttttaccacggttcaccccaaaaccttgtataatgagtttttatggctcaaTCCAAACCTttcaccaagtgagttttaagacTAAAGTTAAACCTTTGACACAAtaagttttaggctcaactcaaacctttacatcACAATGaattttaggctaaactcaaaccttacaacattaacaagataagtaaagttttatctttacagcccaatAGATTGAATGCAATAAAATGTCTTACCAAATGGCTGTACAAACCTCTTGGTTTGACATGAGGAGAGCTGAAGAAATGAGACTCCttgtttgcacttgcttctcctttcaCACTTGTAATACACAAGATTAAGATTTGTAGAAgatcttctttgaaagcttGAATAAACGTTTTGATCtccacttgtgcttgtgtatgtatcTCTAGTGTGTTCTCTCTTATTCTGATTTGTTCTTATCTTCAAAcacctgctatttatatcaagagatagaaatatAGTCGttttataaccgttagagacaagacaaaaAAGTAGGTTTTAAAACATAGcatacaggtttcgaaacatcacaattttacacttagatttcgaaacatactcctcatgtttcaaaacatatagtCTTTCCAGCTggacttgcacttagagacagcaATAAGTGAgagacataatctattccccactaacatataataatgatttccactttaaatttgaatttgaattttgcaaatcatggagaatgcattaaaaaatattttgagaagcttttagataaatattaaaatgcaaaacaaaagcATCTCGATTTTGAATGATCTACTGAATGAAGTGttaaaggtttcgaaacatacttcaaaaacttgATTCAAAACAAATGCATCTCAGATTTTAAAATGCTTTGCTGACAGAAacataggttttgaaacatattaaggtaggtttcaaaacatactgcTTAAACTcaaataggttttgaaacatgatatataggtttcgaaacatagttcacaACCTGATTTGAAAACGCATGCATTAcaaagatgtttcgaaatagcttATACacttagaaaatatttaaaaccttttcaaaggggtttcaaaacatgcacAGAAACATGAGTTTCAAAAGGATTTGCTTGACAGTACAATTCATAACATGTGTACATTACatcttatttacattttcaaaagtaatatacaaaaatgtaaatacataaatgtaaataagaaagtaaatgtctacattttcttttatttatattttaccttctatttactttaatacataaatgtaaataagaaagtatcccctatttggatttaataaaaatatctaaaaaatcaaaatccataacaataagaaagtataattttggttttagtacaaattcagaattttgagattttaccaccttcaaaatatataatttctatttcttgaaaaattcgttaaaaatcattttaacactaaTGAATGTTTGCTATCGAAATATTGAgagttaattttctaaaaagaaaacattttcttacatgtctccttataaggtgttaACCTtccaaatttagaaaaaataaggtTTTGCAAACCTCGATACTTggaattcatttgattttcatttttacaaaataatacttgatattgaaattgatatatgctAAAAATCACAACCTTAACTCATGACTTGTGAATTAAGctaatagatattttttatcatcaaaaccaatATACAAAAAGGTTCAATATCAGCAGCCTTCAACATGACTTTATAACCCCATCCTTTGCCACCCAGCTATGCCCCTGGGGGcttatagattattttttaatattagacaaTGTATGTCATTTAGATGATGAGCCTCCTAACTTTCTAAGtcaatgaattattttttagtgttaGATAATGAATAATGTGGTGTAAACTAGtaatgcaataaaaaaaaagataaaaaataatattattttaaaagaataatttgataaaatgattCTTTAGAGGACAAAAAAAATCGTCTGGAACTAATCTgggcattaaagaaaaaaataaaagtaaatcaataaatttttaatttattggtTGTAAACtcttcacattttttatttattcaatttttacgtttttagatctttttctcatgtctatattattaattaaaaaagatttactTTCCAAActataatacaaaaattttattagtgattttacatctaaaaaaaataaaaaataatttttagtaattttttattatttttagaaagcCACTAAATTAATTGTCGTCTAGGGTCCCATCAACCCTTGAGTCGGCCCTATATCTTGgtgataatgataataatttaacGTCAATGTCTGCCTTACATATACGCtctaaaaaatagaatatgaaaactatttcaaataaaagtgtttattattgtatttgctaagataatatttgttaatcaaaatacaAGAGATTTACTCCAATAATTCACCACATTAACCTCACTAAGCTAAAAAATTAGAAAGCCAACCTAATTTCTTCACACCAATAGCACTCGCCATCGCTAAATTGATAGCGAGTAGCCAAAACCTCGCTAGTGTTGGCAATTGTCTGACCAAGCCTTGCCATCTCTCCCATCTCAACAATCGATTTGCCATTAGAAGAGGCTTACGAAGGGTCCAAGAGGTCAGAGACGATGATTAGCAGTGATGTTAGAAGGGGAACAGGCGGTGACAAGCACACCAATGACCAACCAACGACATAgttttcaagtaaaaattagaataaggagcgaattgtttataatataatagggaaCAAAATAAAGATTATTGTTGGAGTTAACCTAAGGTGTAAAAagtaatatataaaaagtattttagaaaaaaatacttttaattgtatttgttaaatttatctaacaacccacaaaaaaaaaatcatgtaattTCTTATCTTGGAttattcagataaatttatctttctctctctaaataaatttatcttgatttctTGCATGCAATAGTGATAACAACCATATATCCCTCAATGCAAGAAGACAAatcgatttttaaatttttttcaaaaaataaataaacatgtaGCGGAAACAGATGATTTCTTGCATACAACAGTGATAACAAccatattcataaaaaaatataaccataCAATATAGAAATGCAACAAATGGTTACTTTAACCTCAAGCTCAAAGAGCCCAATTGCTTCTGTTGCACATTTGACCAGAACACTTCAATGTCCCGATTAAGCTCTTGGGATCTCATCGCATATTAGCTCACCAACCTATTCCTCGAACTAGTTCTGATACCTGCCCTTGGCTGACCAAGCCAACCCCACAAGCGTAGGGTACTAAGTCGGCCAACCTTTAAATTGTCCTGGAACCCTTTTCTGGACCTATGCTAGAACCATCTCAAACAAGGTGAATAGAAGCTGGAACCGATCTTCCAAAGGCACTGTCCATCTCATAAACTTGAAACATGATGTAACAAAAGGGTTGCGAATGTAAATTCACTATTGGCAACTCTTGCTGAAAAACTCTTGATAGCTCGTTGGAAACCTCAACCACTTTCACTGTTAGCAACTCTTGCCAACACAACTATTGGAATCACCGGAGAATGAattattgtaatacccagtattaaatatcaagagaagttttggaagttatgggatcaaaatgaaatttacaatagtttcgggcctaagtgcaatatgctaacataaacagaaggcgagggactgtgtcaagtggatcaacaaaggtcaaaatggttcaaataagcaatactcaacacaatcaagggactttcaaaggattgaagtcaaaagcacgtaATTAGGAGcatccgggcaaaagtgcaatttttgtaaactgcccgagggagatcaagatgacaagtttttcagaaattccaaagggaaatagGAAATATACAACCTGAGGGTCATGGTGAAGGTGctagatagtctaggggtatcaagaaataaaagaaaattcaattaaaagttggctgggggctaaaatgcaatttttgaaaattgcttggtgtgaaaccgaccggccgccTATGGCCGCCGGCGGCCGCTTCTGGGGCATCAGGCAGGTCACTCGGAGGCTCTAGGCTAGCCTCCAGGCGACGACGAGGCCGTTGGGAGCtaccattggccggaaaatggccttgatgtgatcggaattaa
This window harbors:
- the LOC127789763 gene encoding probable carboxylesterase 15, giving the protein MSLGKRIVTEVSGCLRVFDDGTVDRTWTGPPEMEFMTKSVPPHEEFIDGVATRDVVIDSTSGRMVRIYIPQNEENIAGKDKLPLLLHFHGGGFCFSRPQWYLYYNFYARLVLSARAVCVSVDLRLAPEHRVPAACDDAYSAFLWLDAVARGELSEPWLETYADFGRVFLVGDSTGGNLVHETASRAGEIDAGALKLVGGIPLHPGFIREEPSRSLLELPESPMLTRDMVTKLMDLGLPEGCTKDHPVTCPMGPSAPPLSLLKLPPMLVVVAEKDLLRDTELEYCEAMKKAGKEVEVLLEEGMSHCYYLNKIAVDVEPEAAASADRLIAAIINFINRG